Genomic window (Aurantimicrobium sp. INA4):
GGCACCCTTCGGGGTGCCATTGATCGTTAACAGGGAATACTTGAAGAACTATTCGACTTATCAGTAGTGAATCTCACAAAGGAGAACACAATGCCCGCAGTCACCGCTGATACGTTCACGCTTCCCCACCTGGCTCCTGCCGTGGGTCGAGCTCGTGCCATTAAGTCGGTAACTCGAGGGCCTCAAGCTTTTGAGGGTGACGGTTTCCCTGTGACCCGTGCTTTCGCTGGAGTCTCCTACCAGGACATTGATCCCTTCATTCACATGGACCAGATGGGTGAAGTGGAATACGCACCCTATGAGCCACGTGGTACGTCATGGCACCCCCACCGTGGTTTTGAGACCTTCACGTACATGATCGATGGCACTTTCCAGCACCAAGACAACCACGGCGGTGGTGGCATTATCGAAAACGGTGCGACCCAGTACATGACTGCTGGTTCTGGTGTGCTGCACATCGAAACTCCACCAGATGAACTCGTGATGTCTGGTGGTTTCTTCCATGGCATCCAGTTGTGGATCAACCTGCCGGCAGAAAAGAAGATGACGGCACCGAACTATCAAAACCTTGCCGGTGGAGATGTTGAGTTGCTCTCCAGCCAAGATGGTGGCGCACTCATTCGTGTCATCGCAGGTGAGATTGACGGGCATGTTGGTCCTGGAAAGTCTCAGACACCGATGACCATTGCACACGTCACGTTAGCTCCCGGAGCGTCGGTGTCTATTCCGTGGAACCCAGAGTTCAATGCCCTTGCTTACACCCTCGCTGGTCAAGGATCCGTGGGTGAAGGCGAGCTGGGTGGAAGTGCTGCATTCATTAGCGCTGGAAGCCTCGCTGTCATGGTTGATGGTGATCGTGTTGTTCTCACTGCTGACAAAGTCCAGGACGCGCGCAATGGAGCACTGGATGTTCTCCTGCTTGGTGGTTTGCCCATCAAGGAGACAGTCGTTGCTTATGGACCGTTTGTGATGAACACCAAAGAGGAAGTTATTCAAGCCCTCGAAGACTTCAACTATGGGCGTTTTGGTCAGATTCCTGACGACGCACTTCAGCCATTCCACCACCGGCACTAACTTTCCTGTGCAGGTGCAGGGATAGCCCCGTAAGCTCTCAAGCGAAAGGGGCAACATGGCTCAAACTGATATTCACCCGCACCAGGTCAGTCGATTGTTGCTTTTCTTGGCTGTCTTGGGCCCTGTCCAGTCAGTACTGGGTTGGAGCTTATCCGCTGCCCTCTGGCCCGGCTATGACCCGATAACCCAAACAATTAGTGAATTGGCATCACCGGAATCCCCGGTGAGATATCTCCAGTCAAGCTTTTTTCTCCTAGGTGCACTGATCGACATCATTGTTGCGCTGAAGCTTAAAGTGATAGCCAAACCTGCTCGCGTCTTGTTTTTTCTGGGCGGGCTGGCAACGATTGGGCTCACGATTTTCCCCACCCCGTTGGTTGGCGTCTCAGAGCCTCACAGAGTTTTTGCCACGATTTCGTTTGTGATCTTTTCAATATGGCCAGTCTTTGGCATGCGGTTTGGTCGCCAATGGCCCCCCATCGTTCGACCGCTCGCTTCTATTGTTGGGACGCTCGTTCTTGGAGCTATCGCATTCGCGTTCTTAAGCGTGTGGACGAATCCCGAAATCCACACGGCAGGATTGTGGGAACGAGTCGTCACAACCAGCCAGGCGATCTACCCAGCTCTCGTGATATTCCTGTCCTGGCGGTTCATCAACCGCCAGAACAGCTGAGGTTATTCAGGCACTCCAGAACCTGGACTCTTGGAACTTTCCCTATAGCTGCTGACCTGTTGAGTTAAACACCTTGCGGAGTGTGAAGGCTTCCGGAGTGGGTCCGTGTTCGCGGAGGTGCTGAACTTTCTGTTCTGCTTCGTCCGTCGTTGGGATATGACCTGCAGGAACCCACCACAGTGCAGTCGTTGCCTCGGCAACTTTGTGGAACCATTCGAAACGACGTTTCATCATTTCGACATGTTTGCCCGAATACATAAATTCTTTGAGGGCCTCGATAGATTCCCACTTCGAGAGGTTGACGATGACCCCGGCAGTATCGTGAACATCCCATTCAAAAGCAGAGATAGAGGTTGCATCCCCATCTTCTGTTTGTAGGCGCCAAATGAAGCCAGGTGCCTGATCTGCTTCCGCGTTCACAGGGCCGAGATTGGCGACAAAATCTGCGATTCTGTCGCTCTCCAATGGTTCAATCAACCGAGCAATGTTGACTTGGGCGAGCTCCCACTTTTCCATAGAAATCCCTTCACGGCGGTGTGAAAACTATACAAAGAATCCCTCATCGCATGATGAGGGATTCTGCTGTAGGCCCCGTGGGGATCGAACCCACGACCCTCGGATTAAAAGTCCGATGCTCTAACCAACTGAGCTAGAGGCCCGCCGTGCTTGAAAAGCACGTAACTAGTCTAGAACAGACCAGAAGTGTCTAATTACTCCAGCCCAGCTGGTTGAACAGTTCATAGCTGGTGGGGTCATCTGGCAAGTACCAGTTGAAGCCTTCAAGCGCGAAGACGGCAATGAGGTTGGCCACGATGGTGAATAAGAAGATTCCGATCACTACCCATGCCACCACACGACCAAAGCTCGAGCTAGGTCGAACAGGCAGGAATTCAGTTCCGAAGGTGAGCAGGACACCAGCAAAGACCAACACCACAACGAAGCTGATCAGTGCCCAAGTGTAAAGGTGAAGACCCAGGACGGCTCCGCCGTATCCGGGGTCGCCGGGCATAATGTGCAGCAAGATTTGGCGAATAGACATCGTGGCACCCAGCAGGGCACCCAAGATCGCGAAGCCCAAACCTGTCATGAAGCCAGAAGGGGAGAGCGTTCCACGCAGCGAGTTCACCACGACATAGAGCGCACCCAGTGAAGAGAGCATCATTCCCATGCGCTGGGTGATGCACAGTGGGCAGGGGAATTCGCCCAAACCGAACTGGAAGTAGAACATTGCACCGGAGAGAACTCCGATGTAGGCAAGCATGAATCCGATCTGTGCCCAGAAGCCCAGCTTTCCTAAGAGGATGTGGTGAGGCTTGGTGGGTGGGGAAACAACAACGCGGGTGTCACCAACCACAACAGTGGTGTTGCCGGTTTCGGTCTGCAAGGCAGAGACGTGAATCTCACTCATTAGAAGCTCAAATCTAGAACGCTGGTGACATGGTGTGAGAACAGGAATGCTGTGGCAATAAATGCCACAGCAAAGCCGAGAACGACGACCCAACGCTTTTTGACGAAAATGATGAGAAGTGCCGATACCAGGATGAGGGCGAAGACGATTGTGTCCATATATTCACCCTAGTCTCCGGCAGAATGAATACATGTCTGCGCCCTATCGAAAACCAGCATTGTTTGCTGGCCATGAGTTCAGCGCATTTCAGGGTGGAGATGATCCCGCCGAAGTTTCGGCCATTGCTCATGACACCGCGCGGGCATTGTTATCTCGTGTGCAAGAGGGCGCCTCGGCAGACCTGGTGCAGCGGGTTGTCACTTTCGCCGATGAGAACGGCATCGATACTCTGGCGGAACTGTGGTCCCGCTCCAGCGCACACTCCTTACCCGGTGCACTGTGGCGGATGTACTTAATCAGAGACCTCATTCGTGCCCAGGCACCCCAGATGAGTGTGCTCTTTAGTGAAGGTCTTGAACAGCTCAGCACAGCCGATGTTGTTGTTGCCGGTGCCCCCACCCCAGCGGGTCCAGATGAGATGGTGACGTTAGCCGACACGATTTTGCACGGAGCATTCACCGGTGATTTCAGTGGAGCACTCGATCGTGCAGCAGCGTTTTGTCGAATCGTTTCAGCTGGGTGCACGGCAACAGCCAACGTGTCCGATCTGACGCATCCTGAGCGTGCTGGAACACTCACTCAACAAGCTGCACGATTGACACAAACTGCCCATGAATTGGCTGTGTGTGCCCGGTTGTGGCGTGACCACGCTCTGGACTAATTGCTATTCTTGTTGTGCCGGACCGTAGTAACCCCGGGCTCCAATATTTCGCCGCTGCGAGCGGCCTTCCGCCGAGAGGCGTTCACTACGGTTCGGTATTTTTGTGCCTTCGCACTATAGCAGTGACGAGTGTGTCTCCACGGCAATGATGCCCGAGGAAGGATGTGTTGAGCTGAGGTGCACGATGCTAAAGGCGGCTGTATCGAGCAGACCTGCCTCATCGAGTGCTGATGTGCGAGGGGTGCCCGTTGCGAGTGCAAGCTCTCGAATCACTTGAGGTGCAACAGGCCCGTGAGTGCAGACAATGGCACTCTTGCGCTTGCGGACGATATCTCCCACCACGGAGCGCACATCTGAGGTGCCCCTTTCGTAGGCGTCCTGACTGACCTTCTTTGTGAACTTGACGTCTTCACCAAGTGCTTTGGCGGTGGGGGTGATGGTTTCTTTGCAGCGCACTGCGGTACTTGAAACCAGTCGCTTGGGCTTCCAGGCTGTGATGGTGCGAACAATGCCGTGAGCCTGAGTGAGTCCTCGCTCTGTCAGCGGGCGAGAGGCGTCCTCTCCTCGCCAGTCTGACGGCGAGGTTGCTTTTGCGTGACGCAGGACAACGACAGCAAATGTTTTGGTGACGCCTTCTTTAACGAGCGCAGCGAAGTTGTCGAGAATTTCTTTATCGGGGCCGTAGCTGAGCTCACCGCGTGCGGTAGCAAGGGGCAGCCATTCCAAAGCAGCCACTTCACCATTGGGTACAAACTTAGACTTCTGGATTGCTTTGGTGGTTACTTCCGCAGCCCAGTACTGCACAAACTTATTCTTGCCATTGGGCATGACGTATTCAGTTGCGCCGAGGGGAACACCAAGGGAAACCTTGATGCCAGTTTCTTCACGAATCTCGCGCACAGCTGTTTGGGGAAGAGTTTCACCCGGATCAACCTTGCCCTTAGGCAGAGAGACATCCTTGTGTTCGGTGCGGTGAATGACAAGGACGTGAATATCGTCACCGATGTGACGCCACAGGACAGCACCTGCCGCATAAACCGTGGCGGAAGGCTTGGAACTCATCGGTGTCCTCCGGGGCGACGACGCTTACTAATTTGTTTCATGAGCAGATCTTGCAGATCCACCAAGGTGTTTCCAGCTTCGTCGACAACGTGACGTTTCCAGGAACCATCTGACTCTAGCCACCATGAGCTTGTTGTCTCATCGAGGGCTAAATCAAACAGCTCAGAGAGCTCTGTGATTTGTTCGGGCGCAGATAAGCGAACTAATGCTTCCACGCGACGGTCGAGGTTGCGGTGCATCATGTCGGCGCTACCGATGTAGACCTGGGGGTCACCGTTGTTCTCAAACATGAACACACGAGAGTGCTCGAGGTAGCGACCCAGAATCGAGCGCACGCGAATGTTCTCGCTCAGGCCAGGAACTCCCGCCTTGAGGGAGCAAATACCGCGCACCCACACATCCACTTTCACGCCTGCTTGGCTGGCGAGGTAGAGAGCGTCAATGATTTTCTCATCCACCATCGAGTTGATCTTGATGCGAATGCGGGCAGGTAAACCTGCCTGGGCATTCTTGGTCTCGGCGTTGATGAGTTTGAGCAGACCTTTGCGCAGGTGCAGAGGAGCAACCAACAGACGCTTGAATTTCTTTTCAATCGCATAACCTGACAGCTCGTTGAACAAGCGAGTGAGGTCTTTGCCCACAACAGGATCTGCGGTGAGCAAACCAAAGTCCTCATAGAGCCGGGAGGTCTTGGGATTGTAGTTTCCCGTACCAATGTGGCTGTAGTGCTTGAGCTCACCCTTTTCTTGGCGAATCACCAAAGCAAGCTTGCAGTGGGTCTTCAGTCCCACCAAACCATAAACAACGTGCACGCCGGCTTTTTCTAGCTTGCGCGCCCAGCTGATGTTTGCCTGCTCATCAAAGCGAGCCTTGATCTCTACCAGGGCGAGAACCTGCTTGCCGGCTTCGGCGGCGTTAATGAGTGCCTGAACGATAGGACTGTCACCGCTGGTGCGATACAGCGTCTGCTTAATTGCCAACACGTTGGGGTCAGCAGCTGCCTGCTCAAGGAATGACTGCACGCTGGTTGAGAACGATTCGTAGGGGTGGTGCAACAGCACATCCCCACGGCGAATCGAAGAGAAAATACTCCGAGGCTCATTCGCGTCAGCAGCGGTCAGACCAACAGCAGTGGTGGGAACGTGGGGTGTGTAGTGCAGTTCGGGACGTTTGATTCCCGCAATCTCAAACAGTCCGCCCAGGTTCAGTGGTTCGGGCAGGCGATAGACCTCTTGCTCGGTGATATCGAGTTCTCGAATGAGCAGATCCAAAGTGGTGGGGTCCATCTGCTCCGCTACTTCAAGACGAATAGGGGGACCAAAGCGACGCTTGAGCAGACCCTTTTCCAAAACCTGGATGAGGTCTTCGGTTTCGTCCTCATCAATTTGGACATCCTCGTTACGCGTCACACGGAAGGTGTGGTGCTCCAAGATCTCCATCCCGGGGAAGAGGTCTTGCAATTGGTTTGCAATGAGATCTTCCAATGCGATGTATCGCACGTTAGTGACAGCCTCACGGCTGTCCACGCGCACAAAGCGGGGCAACATCTGGGGAACTTTTAATCGCGCAAACTCTTCGGTTCCGGTCTTGCTGTTACGCACACGAATAGCCAGGTTCAATGACAAACCAGAGATGTAAGGGAAGGGGTGAGCGGGGTCTACTGCCAATGGCATCAACACGGGGAAGATCTGGTCCGTGAAGTAGTCGTGCAGAATGTCGTGATCGGCGGCATCCAGTGAATCCCAGGTCACAATCTGAATACCCGCTTTGGAGAGTGCAGGCTTCACGCTGTTCTGATACACCGCTGCATGGCGCAGTTGAAGTTCGTGAGCTCGGGCAGAGATATCTGCCAGTGCGTCTGCAGGTGCTCGACCAATGTTGGTGGGCACTGCCAGGCCGGTCATGATGCGGCGCTTGAGACCTGCAACGCGCACCATAAAGAATTCATCAAGGTTGCTGGCAAAAATGGCTAAGAAGTTAGCCCGCTCCAGGAGCGGCAGCTTGTGATCTTCGGCCAGTTCTAATACCCGCTGGTTAAAGGCAAGCCAACTGAGTTCGCGATCGAGGAAGCGATCAGAGGGCAACGATTCGGTTGCGACAGCAACGAACTCGTCGAAGTCGTTGTCAACGTCGACATTGTCCGAATCGATTTCGTGCGGGGCCATACATTCATATTGGCACGCGCAGGTGACCGGAAAGAAACTAGGAGGTTACCGAAGAGCGTTCGTGACTCTCATCAGCCACATTGAAGCGGTAGCCAACGTTGCGCACGGTGCCAATTACCTGCTCCATATCGCCCAGTTTGGCGCGCAGGCGACGTACGTGCACGTCTACTGTTCGGGTACCACCAAAGTAGTCATATCCCCACACTTCACTGAGTAACTGTTCACGTGTGAACACTCGTGAAGGATGGGTTGCCAAAAAGCGCAGAAGTTCAAACTCTTTATAGGTCAGATCCAAGGGCTTGTCATGAACCCTCACTGAGTAGGAGGCTTCATCAATGACGATGCCGGAGGCAGAGATACGTGCCTCGGAGGGAGAGTCCTGTTCAGCACGACCAAGAGCTAAACGAATACGAGCATCAACCTCAGCAGGGCCTGCCGTGTCCAGAACAACATCAGTAATACCCCAGTCTGCAGTGACTGCAGCCAGGCCACCCTCGGTGATGATCAGAAGCAGCGGAGAGCTCAAACCGGTGGCGGTGAGAATCTTGCACAGGCTCTTGGCGTTGGCCAGATCAGCACGGGCATCAACCATGACCACATCGCAGTGCGGTGCTGAGACAAGTTGAGCAGGCTCGGCAGGAATGGTTTTGACCGAGTGAGAAAGTAAGCCCAGAGCAGGAAGAACTTCGACGCTAGTGCGCGCAGTGAGAATCAGGATGCTTGCCATGATCATCA
Coding sequences:
- a CDS encoding pirin family protein, producing the protein MPAVTADTFTLPHLAPAVGRARAIKSVTRGPQAFEGDGFPVTRAFAGVSYQDIDPFIHMDQMGEVEYAPYEPRGTSWHPHRGFETFTYMIDGTFQHQDNHGGGGIIENGATQYMTAGSGVLHIETPPDELVMSGGFFHGIQLWINLPAEKKMTAPNYQNLAGGDVELLSSQDGGALIRVIAGEIDGHVGPGKSQTPMTIAHVTLAPGASVSIPWNPEFNALAYTLAGQGSVGEGELGGSAAFISAGSLAVMVDGDRVVLTADKVQDARNGALDVLLLGGLPIKETVVAYGPFVMNTKEEVIQALEDFNYGRFGQIPDDALQPFHHRH
- a CDS encoding DUF998 domain-containing protein; its protein translation is MAQTDIHPHQVSRLLLFLAVLGPVQSVLGWSLSAALWPGYDPITQTISELASPESPVRYLQSSFFLLGALIDIIVALKLKVIAKPARVLFFLGGLATIGLTIFPTPLVGVSEPHRVFATISFVIFSIWPVFGMRFGRQWPPIVRPLASIVGTLVLGAIAFAFLSVWTNPEIHTAGLWERVVTTSQAIYPALVIFLSWRFINRQNS
- a CDS encoding DUF3291 domain-containing protein; translation: MEKWELAQVNIARLIEPLESDRIADFVANLGPVNAEADQAPGFIWRLQTEDGDATSISAFEWDVHDTAGVIVNLSKWESIEALKEFMYSGKHVEMMKRRFEWFHKVAEATTALWWVPAGHIPTTDEAEQKVQHLREHGPTPEAFTLRKVFNSTGQQL
- a CDS encoding disulfide bond formation protein B, which encodes MSEIHVSALQTETGNTTVVVGDTRVVVSPPTKPHHILLGKLGFWAQIGFMLAYIGVLSGAMFYFQFGLGEFPCPLCITQRMGMMLSSLGALYVVVNSLRGTLSPSGFMTGLGFAILGALLGATMSIRQILLHIMPGDPGYGGAVLGLHLYTWALISFVVVLVFAGVLLTFGTEFLPVRPSSSFGRVVAWVVIGIFLFTIVANLIAVFALEGFNWYLPDDPTSYELFNQLGWSN
- a CDS encoding DUF5993 family protein; amino-acid sequence: MDTIVFALILVSALLIIFVKKRWVVVLGFAVAFIATAFLFSHHVTSVLDLSF
- a CDS encoding DNA-directed RNA polymerase subunit beta — translated: MSAPYRKPALFAGHEFSAFQGGDDPAEVSAIAHDTARALLSRVQEGASADLVQRVVTFADENGIDTLAELWSRSSAHSLPGALWRMYLIRDLIRAQAPQMSVLFSEGLEQLSTADVVVAGAPTPAGPDEMVTLADTILHGAFTGDFSGALDRAAAFCRIVSAGCTATANVSDLTHPERAGTLTQQAARLTQTAHELAVCARLWRDHALD
- a CDS encoding NUDIX domain-containing protein, whose amino-acid sequence is MSSKPSATVYAAGAVLWRHIGDDIHVLVIHRTEHKDVSLPKGKVDPGETLPQTAVREIREETGIKVSLGVPLGATEYVMPNGKNKFVQYWAAEVTTKAIQKSKFVPNGEVAALEWLPLATARGELSYGPDKEILDNFAALVKEGVTKTFAVVVLRHAKATSPSDWRGEDASRPLTERGLTQAHGIVRTITAWKPKRLVSSTAVRCKETITPTAKALGEDVKFTKKVSQDAYERGTSDVRSVVGDIVRKRKSAIVCTHGPVAPQVIRELALATGTPRTSALDEAGLLDTAAFSIVHLSSTHPSSGIIAVETHSSLL
- a CDS encoding RNA degradosome polyphosphate kinase, producing MAPHEIDSDNVDVDNDFDEFVAVATESLPSDRFLDRELSWLAFNQRVLELAEDHKLPLLERANFLAIFASNLDEFFMVRVAGLKRRIMTGLAVPTNIGRAPADALADISARAHELQLRHAAVYQNSVKPALSKAGIQIVTWDSLDAADHDILHDYFTDQIFPVLMPLAVDPAHPFPYISGLSLNLAIRVRNSKTGTEEFARLKVPQMLPRFVRVDSREAVTNVRYIALEDLIANQLQDLFPGMEILEHHTFRVTRNEDVQIDEDETEDLIQVLEKGLLKRRFGPPIRLEVAEQMDPTTLDLLIRELDITEQEVYRLPEPLNLGGLFEIAGIKRPELHYTPHVPTTAVGLTAADANEPRSIFSSIRRGDVLLHHPYESFSTSVQSFLEQAAADPNVLAIKQTLYRTSGDSPIVQALINAAEAGKQVLALVEIKARFDEQANISWARKLEKAGVHVVYGLVGLKTHCKLALVIRQEKGELKHYSHIGTGNYNPKTSRLYEDFGLLTADPVVGKDLTRLFNELSGYAIEKKFKRLLVAPLHLRKGLLKLINAETKNAQAGLPARIRIKINSMVDEKIIDALYLASQAGVKVDVWVRGICSLKAGVPGLSENIRVRSILGRYLEHSRVFMFENNGDPQVYIGSADMMHRNLDRRVEALVRLSAPEQITELSELFDLALDETTSSWWLESDGSWKRHVVDEAGNTLVDLQDLLMKQISKRRRPGGHR
- a CDS encoding response regulator transcription factor produces the protein MASILILTARTSVEVLPALGLLSHSVKTIPAEPAQLVSAPHCDVVMVDARADLANAKSLCKILTATGLSSPLLLIITEGGLAAVTADWGITDVVLDTAGPAEVDARIRLALGRAEQDSPSEARISASGIVIDEASYSVRVHDKPLDLTYKEFELLRFLATHPSRVFTREQLLSEVWGYDYFGGTRTVDVHVRRLRAKLGDMEQVIGTVRNVGYRFNVADESHERSSVTS